In Roseomonas fluvialis, one genomic interval encodes:
- the tatB gene encoding Sec-independent protein translocase protein TatB, whose product MLDLAWSEIALIAVVALVVIGPKDLPEAIKGIAKGIQGLKRKVAEFQQQADELVREAKLDDVRNQIADVRNTISDIRNFDIKGTIEKHVDADGSVRKAFDDPMKDSYTPPAYTPPPVPENAPAFVPPDVARWAPAPLPPPAPVPDAPAFVPPSTPAPIAMPAPAAPPPAAPEPPQQAAAAEPVPKPATTTSPSV is encoded by the coding sequence ATGCTGGATCTTGCCTGGTCAGAGATCGCGCTGATTGCCGTGGTGGCGCTCGTCGTCATCGGGCCCAAGGACCTGCCCGAGGCGATCAAGGGCATTGCCAAGGGCATCCAGGGCCTCAAGCGCAAGGTCGCGGAATTCCAGCAGCAGGCCGACGAGCTGGTGCGCGAGGCCAAGCTCGACGACGTGCGCAACCAGATCGCCGATGTGCGCAACACCATCAGCGACATCCGCAACTTCGACATCAAGGGCACGATCGAGAAGCACGTCGACGCCGACGGGTCGGTGCGCAAGGCCTTCGACGACCCGATGAAGGACAGCTACACCCCGCCGGCCTATACGCCGCCGCCGGTGCCCGAGAACGCGCCGGCCTTCGTGCCGCCCGACGTGGCGCGCTGGGCGCCCGCGCCGCTGCCGCCCCCGGCACCGGTGCCGGACGCGCCGGCCTTCGTGCCGCCGTCGACCCCGGCGCCGATCGCGATGCCGGCGCCTGCCGCGCCACCGCCTGCCGCACCGGAGCCGCCGCAGCAGGCCGCGGCGGCCGAGCCCGTGCCGAAGCCGGCCACCACCACCAGCCCGAGCGTTTAG
- the serS gene encoding serine--tRNA ligase, which yields MHDIKAIRDNAAAFDAALARRGVEGKAEAILSLDQARRSSIQQVEALQQQRNALAKSIGDFKRRGMPTEDVEAQATRLRDSIAAHEHEAKTHDASLRALLEILPNTLDPEVPDGRDESANVVLHQHGDIPAFAFTPKQHFELGEALGLMDFATAAKIAGSRFTVLKGALARMERALGHWMLALHTEQHGYTEASVPLLVNDAVAYGTDKLPKFADDLFRTTDGRWLIPTAEVPLTGFAMEEIFAEADLPLRLTALTPCFRSEAGSAGRDTRGMLRQHQFAKVELVSITTPDASAAEHERMTRCAERVLTELGLTWRRVFLCAGDTGFGAARTYDLEVWLPGQGAWREISSCSNTRDFQARRMNGRFKPKEGKGNQFLHTLNGSGVAVGRALIAVMETFQQEDGSIVVPEVLRPWMGGLERIGR from the coding sequence ATGCACGATATCAAGGCGATCCGCGACAATGCGGCGGCGTTTGATGCCGCGTTGGCGCGGCGGGGAGTGGAAGGCAAGGCGGAGGCGATCCTCTCCCTAGACCAGGCCCGGCGTTCGAGCATCCAGCAAGTCGAAGCTCTCCAGCAGCAGCGGAATGCTCTGGCGAAATCAATCGGCGACTTCAAGCGCCGCGGCATGCCCACCGAGGACGTGGAAGCGCAAGCTACTCGCCTTCGCGACTCAATTGCTGCGCACGAGCATGAGGCAAAGACACACGACGCCTCCTTGCGAGCGCTGCTCGAAATCCTCCCCAACACCCTCGACCCCGAAGTCCCCGACGGCCGCGACGAATCCGCCAATGTCGTTCTGCACCAGCACGGCGATATCCCCGCCTTCGCCTTCACCCCGAAACAGCATTTCGAACTCGGCGAGGCGCTCGGGCTGATGGATTTCGCGACTGCCGCCAAGATCGCCGGCAGTCGCTTCACCGTGCTGAAGGGCGCGCTGGCGCGGATGGAACGCGCGCTCGGCCACTGGATGCTGGCGCTGCACACGGAACAGCACGGGTATACCGAGGCCTCGGTCCCGCTGCTGGTCAACGACGCCGTCGCCTATGGCACGGACAAGCTTCCGAAATTCGCCGACGACCTGTTCCGCACCACCGATGGCCGCTGGCTGATCCCGACCGCCGAGGTGCCGCTGACTGGCTTCGCGATGGAGGAGATCTTCGCCGAGGCCGACCTGCCGCTGCGCCTGACCGCGCTCACGCCCTGCTTCCGCAGTGAGGCCGGCAGCGCGGGCCGCGACACCCGCGGCATGCTGCGCCAGCACCAGTTCGCGAAGGTGGAACTCGTCTCCATCACCACGCCCGATGCCTCCGCCGCCGAGCACGAACGCATGACGCGCTGCGCGGAGCGCGTGCTGACCGAACTCGGCCTGACCTGGCGCCGCGTGTTCCTCTGTGCCGGCGATACCGGCTTCGGCGCGGCGCGCACCTACGACCTGGAAGTGTGGCTGCCGGGCCAGGGGGCGTGGCGGGAGATTTCGTCCTGCTCCAACACCCGCGACTTCCAGGCGCGGCGCATGAACGGGCGCTTCAAGCCGAAGGAAGGCAAGGGCAACCAGTTCCTGCACACGCTGAACGGGTCGGGTGTTGCGGTCGGCCGCGCGCTGATCGCGGTGATGGAGACCTTCCAGCAGGAGGACGGCAGCATCGTCGTCCCCGAGGTGCTGCGGCCCTGGATGGGCGGGCTGGAGCGCATCGGCCGCTGA
- the tatC gene encoding twin-arginine translocase subunit TatC yields MPLMDHLKELRLRVLWSVGAFILAFAVCYYFSAKIYAFLAQPLADILAQQSGGERRMIFTALYEAFFTYLKVAFFGAVFFSFPMWATQLWMFIAPGLYRSEKRAIYPFLLASPVLFVMGAALAYYFIFPLAWQFFISFETPPGSGGIPIQLEAKVGEYLSLVMHMILAFGIAFQMPVLLTLLVKVGILNVDSLRKGRRYAIVGMFVLAAIITPPDIISQIGLAIPLILLYEISILAARWMAPKRDND; encoded by the coding sequence ATGCCGTTGATGGACCACCTGAAGGAGCTGCGCCTGCGGGTGCTGTGGTCGGTCGGCGCGTTCATCCTGGCGTTCGCGGTCTGCTACTATTTCTCGGCCAAGATCTACGCGTTCCTGGCGCAGCCGCTGGCCGACATCCTGGCGCAGCAGTCGGGCGGCGAGCGGCGGATGATCTTCACCGCGCTCTACGAGGCGTTCTTCACCTACCTGAAGGTGGCCTTCTTCGGCGCGGTGTTCTTCAGCTTCCCCATGTGGGCGACGCAGCTGTGGATGTTCATTGCGCCGGGGCTGTACCGGTCCGAGAAGCGGGCGATCTATCCGTTCCTGCTGGCATCGCCGGTGCTGTTCGTTATGGGTGCGGCGCTGGCGTACTACTTCATCTTCCCGCTGGCCTGGCAGTTCTTCATCAGTTTCGAGACGCCGCCGGGGTCGGGCGGCATTCCGATCCAGCTCGAGGCGAAGGTCGGCGAGTATCTGTCGCTGGTCATGCATATGATCCTGGCCTTCGGGATCGCGTTCCAGATGCCGGTGCTGCTGACGCTGCTGGTGAAGGTGGGCATCCTGAACGTCGATTCGCTGCGCAAGGGTCGCCGCTACGCGATCGTGGGGATGTTCGTGCTGGCGGCGATCATCACGCCGCCGGACATCATCAGCCAGATCGGCTTGGCGATCCCGCTGATCCTGCTCTACGAGATCTCGATCCTGGCGGCGCGGTGGATGGCGCCGAAGCGGGATAACGACTGA